A window of the Thalassophryne amazonica chromosome 11, fThaAma1.1, whole genome shotgun sequence genome harbors these coding sequences:
- the prps1b gene encoding ribose-phosphate pyrophosphokinase 1 isoform X2, with amino-acid sequence MPNIKIFSGSSHPDLSQKIADRLGLELGKVVTKKFSNQETCVEIGESVRGEDVYIVQSGCGEINDNLMELLIMINACKIASASRVTAVIPCFPYARQDKKDKSRAPISAKLVANMLSVSGADHIITMDLHASQIQGFFDIPVDNLYAEPAVLKWIKENILEWKNCIIVSPDAGGAKRVTSIADRLNVDFALIHKERKKANEVDRMVLVGDVRDRVAILVDDMADTCGTICHAADKLISAGATKVYAILTHGIFSGPAISRINNACFEAVVVTNTIPQEEKMKHCSKIQVIDISMILAEAIRRTHNGESVSYLFSHVPL; translated from the exons ATGCCCAACATAAAAATATTTAGCGGCAGCTCTCATCCAGACTTATCGCAGAAAATAGCAGACCGTCTGGGTCTGGAACTGGGGAAGGTGGTCACCAAGAAATTCAGCAACCAAGAAACATG TGTGGAGATTGGAGAGAGCGTGCGTGGGGAAGATGTCTACATCGTTCAGAGCGGCTGCGGAGAGATCAATGACAATTTGATGGAGCTGTTGATCATGATCAATGCCTGTAAGATTGCCTCAGCCTCCAGGGTCACTGCTGTCATCCCCTGCTTTCCTTACGCCCGTCAAGACAAGAAGGACAAG AGCCGTGCTCCTATCTCTGCAAAGTTGGTTGCCAACATGTTGTCAGTGTCCGGCGCTGACCATATCATCACTATGGACCTGCATGCCTCACAGATCCAG GGTTTCTTTGATATACCAGTGGACAACCTGTATGCAGAGCCTGCTGTGCTGAAATGGATCAAAGAGAACATCCTCGAGTGGAAAAACTGCATCATTGTCTCACCTGATGCAGGCGGAGCCAAGAG GGTCACCTCAATAGCGGACAGGCTGAATGTGGACTTTGCTCTCATTCACAAGGAGAGGAAAAAGGCAAATGAGGTGGACCGCATGGTTCTTGTTGGAGATGTGAGAGATCGAGTTGCCATTCTAGTGGATGACATGGCTGACACCTGTGGAACAATCTGTCATGCTGCTGACAA ACTAATTTCTGCTGGTGCCACCAAGGTGTACGCCATATTAACCCATGGCATCTTCTCTGGCCCTGCCATCTCGCGCATCAACAATGCCTGCTTTGAAGCTGTAGTCGTCACCAACACAATCCCCCAGGAGGAGAAGATGAAGCATTGTTCTAAGATACAG GTCATTGACATCTCCATGATCCTGGCAGAGGCCATTCGTAGAACTCACAATGGCGAGTCCGTCTCATACCTGTTCAGCCACGTTCCCTTGTAA
- the prps1b gene encoding ribose-phosphate pyrophosphokinase 1 isoform X1 translates to MPNIKIFSGSSHPDLSQKIADRLGLELGKVVTKKFSNQETCVEIGESVRGEDVYIVQSGCGEINDNLMELLIMINACKIASASRVTAVIPCFPYARQDKKDKVGSRAPISAKLVANMLSVSGADHIITMDLHASQIQGFFDIPVDNLYAEPAVLKWIKENILEWKNCIIVSPDAGGAKRVTSIADRLNVDFALIHKERKKANEVDRMVLVGDVRDRVAILVDDMADTCGTICHAADKLISAGATKVYAILTHGIFSGPAISRINNACFEAVVVTNTIPQEEKMKHCSKIQVIDISMILAEAIRRTHNGESVSYLFSHVPL, encoded by the exons ATGCCCAACATAAAAATATTTAGCGGCAGCTCTCATCCAGACTTATCGCAGAAAATAGCAGACCGTCTGGGTCTGGAACTGGGGAAGGTGGTCACCAAGAAATTCAGCAACCAAGAAACATG TGTGGAGATTGGAGAGAGCGTGCGTGGGGAAGATGTCTACATCGTTCAGAGCGGCTGCGGAGAGATCAATGACAATTTGATGGAGCTGTTGATCATGATCAATGCCTGTAAGATTGCCTCAGCCTCCAGGGTCACTGCTGTCATCCCCTGCTTTCCTTACGCCCGTCAAGACAAGAAGGACAAGGTGGGG AGCCGTGCTCCTATCTCTGCAAAGTTGGTTGCCAACATGTTGTCAGTGTCCGGCGCTGACCATATCATCACTATGGACCTGCATGCCTCACAGATCCAG GGTTTCTTTGATATACCAGTGGACAACCTGTATGCAGAGCCTGCTGTGCTGAAATGGATCAAAGAGAACATCCTCGAGTGGAAAAACTGCATCATTGTCTCACCTGATGCAGGCGGAGCCAAGAG GGTCACCTCAATAGCGGACAGGCTGAATGTGGACTTTGCTCTCATTCACAAGGAGAGGAAAAAGGCAAATGAGGTGGACCGCATGGTTCTTGTTGGAGATGTGAGAGATCGAGTTGCCATTCTAGTGGATGACATGGCTGACACCTGTGGAACAATCTGTCATGCTGCTGACAA ACTAATTTCTGCTGGTGCCACCAAGGTGTACGCCATATTAACCCATGGCATCTTCTCTGGCCCTGCCATCTCGCGCATCAACAATGCCTGCTTTGAAGCTGTAGTCGTCACCAACACAATCCCCCAGGAGGAGAAGATGAAGCATTGTTCTAAGATACAG GTCATTGACATCTCCATGATCCTGGCAGAGGCCATTCGTAGAACTCACAATGGCGAGTCCGTCTCATACCTGTTCAGCCACGTTCCCTTGTAA
- the prps1b gene encoding ribose-phosphate pyrophosphokinase 1 isoform X3 produces the protein MELLIMINACKIASASRVTAVIPCFPYARQDKKDKVGSRAPISAKLVANMLSVSGADHIITMDLHASQIQGFFDIPVDNLYAEPAVLKWIKENILEWKNCIIVSPDAGGAKRVTSIADRLNVDFALIHKERKKANEVDRMVLVGDVRDRVAILVDDMADTCGTICHAADKLISAGATKVYAILTHGIFSGPAISRINNACFEAVVVTNTIPQEEKMKHCSKIQVIDISMILAEAIRRTHNGESVSYLFSHVPL, from the exons ATGGAGCTGTTGATCATGATCAATGCCTGTAAGATTGCCTCAGCCTCCAGGGTCACTGCTGTCATCCCCTGCTTTCCTTACGCCCGTCAAGACAAGAAGGACAAGGTGGGG AGCCGTGCTCCTATCTCTGCAAAGTTGGTTGCCAACATGTTGTCAGTGTCCGGCGCTGACCATATCATCACTATGGACCTGCATGCCTCACAGATCCAG GGTTTCTTTGATATACCAGTGGACAACCTGTATGCAGAGCCTGCTGTGCTGAAATGGATCAAAGAGAACATCCTCGAGTGGAAAAACTGCATCATTGTCTCACCTGATGCAGGCGGAGCCAAGAG GGTCACCTCAATAGCGGACAGGCTGAATGTGGACTTTGCTCTCATTCACAAGGAGAGGAAAAAGGCAAATGAGGTGGACCGCATGGTTCTTGTTGGAGATGTGAGAGATCGAGTTGCCATTCTAGTGGATGACATGGCTGACACCTGTGGAACAATCTGTCATGCTGCTGACAA ACTAATTTCTGCTGGTGCCACCAAGGTGTACGCCATATTAACCCATGGCATCTTCTCTGGCCCTGCCATCTCGCGCATCAACAATGCCTGCTTTGAAGCTGTAGTCGTCACCAACACAATCCCCCAGGAGGAGAAGATGAAGCATTGTTCTAAGATACAG GTCATTGACATCTCCATGATCCTGGCAGAGGCCATTCGTAGAACTCACAATGGCGAGTCCGTCTCATACCTGTTCAGCCACGTTCCCTTGTAA